The following coding sequences are from one Apium graveolens cultivar Ventura unplaced genomic scaffold, ASM990537v1 ctg8786, whole genome shotgun sequence window:
- the LOC141705337 gene encoding secreted RxLR effector protein 161-like: protein MEECKPVSTPAEASIKLRIDSTRESVNPTLFKSLVGSLRYLTFTRPDIMYAVGLVSRYMEKPKQDHFMAAKRILRYIKGTLDHGLFYTHSQDSKLVGYSDSDYGGDLDDGKSTSGYAFHIGSAIFSWSSKKQQTVALSTCEAEYMAAAACACQAMWLGYILGELNLAKVDPVTIYVDNKSAISLAKNPVSHSRSKHINIKYHFLREKVNDKIVELVHCRTEENLADIFTKPLKPEIFLKMKKKLRMQNRV from the coding sequence ATGGAGGAATGCAAGCCGGTGAGCACACCAGCAGAAGCAAGCATAAAGCTCAGAATTGATTCAACGAGGGAGTCGGTAAATCCGACATTGTTTAAAAGTTTGGTCGGAAGTCTGAGGTACCTAACTTTTACTCGTCCGGATATCATGTATGCGGTTGGACTGGTTAGTAGATACATGGAGAAGCCGAAGCAAGATCACTTCATGGCAGCTAAAAGAATTTTGAGATACATTAAAGGTACACTTGATCATGGTTTATTTTACactcattctcaagattcaaaaTTAGTTGGCTACTCAGACAGTGATTATGGTGGAGATTTGGATGACGGGAAAAGCACTTCAGGTTATGCTTTTCATATTGGTTCAGCAATATTTTCATGGTCATCAAAGAAGCAACAAACAGTTGCTCTCTCAACATGTGAGGCGGAGTATATGGCAGCAGCAGCATGCGCATGTCAAGCTATGTGGCTAGGCTACATATTGGGCGAGTTAAATCTTGCAAAGGTTGATCCGGTTACTATTTATGTGGATAATAAATCCGCTATTTCACTCGCGAAAAATCCAGTATCCCACAGTCGAAGCAAGCACATTAATATTAAATATCATTTTCTTCGAGAAAAGGTAAACGATAAAATTGTGGAATTGGTGCACTGCAGAACAGAAGAAAATTTAGCCGATATTTTCACAAAGCCATTGAAGCCAGAGATATTtctgaaaatgaaaaagaaactCAGAATGCAGAATCGggtttga